In a single window of the Methanolobus psychrophilus R15 genome:
- a CDS encoding NADH/Ubiquinone/plastoquinone (complex I): protein MAGILPAAEKVLKKRIGWYAAAIALMSLLLVAQAVPSVVNGENIQGSVPWLPSLGIELSFYGDGLSIMFGLIVSGVGILIMAYSNEYMSKREDLSRYYRQLLMFMGSMLGMVFSSNIIQLFIFWELTSITSFMLIGYWRNRPMSVYGATKSLLITASGGIFMLAGFLVLNIITGTFDIATVLQNESMIETIKGHEFFLFALVLILIGAAAKSAQGPFYIWLPNAMEAPTPVSAFLHSATMVKAGIYLVARIHPLFSGTDAWFILVSGLGIITMLAAGFLAFRQTDIKGILAYSTISQLAYMMAMYGYTTYQYPGIGVAAATFHLLNHATFKACLFLVAGIVAHETATRDITKMGGLRKDMPVTFIIGSIAALAMAGVPPLNGFLSKEMFYESSLEMGHLLGGPLEYLIPAAAVLGGVFTFAYSIRFIDGIFLGKRRSEHLPKHMHEPSLIMLVPPAFLAILVILIGLFPSVAVQYIIEPAASGILLQEVHLHVSLWHGFTAALMMTIITFIAGIALYTKYDAIAAWQDRMNARYPWFSINYAYDRIVNGAQGKSSAFAAVMQPGPVKPYLVALLLLFLVLGAIPAMLVATTLVPADLNFNVPPYEGILLGLIVLAALGTAILRKYLHAILAVSAVGYLISLVFIYLQAPDLAMTQILVETLFTIIFLLVILKIPQTFRENLTRSVLARDLLISSAVGITVLVLLLNATQGIASPFESISYYFIENSVPLARGHNMVNVILVDFRGYDTLGEIVVICLAGLGVYNLIKSRSDSK, encoded by the coding sequence ATGGCCGGTATATTGCCTGCTGCAGAAAAGGTACTGAAGAAGAGGATTGGATGGTATGCTGCAGCAATTGCTCTCATGTCATTGCTTCTGGTGGCACAGGCTGTCCCGTCTGTAGTAAATGGAGAGAACATCCAAGGCTCGGTCCCGTGGCTTCCTTCATTGGGAATTGAGCTATCTTTCTACGGAGACGGGCTCAGCATAATGTTCGGTCTGATAGTTTCCGGAGTTGGCATACTTATAATGGCATACTCCAATGAATACATGTCAAAGCGCGAAGACCTGTCCCGCTATTACAGGCAGTTGCTCATGTTCATGGGATCTATGCTTGGAATGGTCTTTTCGTCCAACATTATTCAGCTGTTCATATTCTGGGAGCTTACAAGCATCACATCCTTCATGCTTATCGGATACTGGCGCAACCGTCCCATGTCCGTTTACGGAGCTACCAAATCCCTGCTGATAACAGCCAGCGGCGGGATTTTCATGCTTGCTGGCTTCCTGGTACTAAATATCATCACAGGCACCTTTGACATTGCCACTGTCCTGCAAAACGAGTCCATGATAGAGACAATAAAAGGACATGAGTTCTTTCTCTTTGCGCTTGTCCTTATCCTGATAGGAGCGGCCGCAAAATCTGCGCAGGGACCGTTCTATATATGGCTCCCGAACGCGATGGAAGCACCAACTCCTGTCAGCGCATTCCTTCACTCAGCCACCATGGTAAAGGCAGGTATCTACCTTGTTGCCAGGATACATCCCCTATTTTCCGGAACTGATGCATGGTTCATCCTGGTCAGCGGACTGGGGATAATTACCATGCTGGCAGCAGGGTTCCTTGCCTTCCGCCAGACGGATATCAAGGGAATACTTGCCTATTCGACCATCAGCCAGCTGGCATATATGATGGCCATGTACGGCTACACCACCTACCAATACCCCGGCATAGGAGTGGCCGCCGCAACATTCCATCTGCTCAACCATGCAACTTTCAAGGCATGTCTTTTCCTGGTTGCTGGTATCGTGGCCCATGAGACAGCCACAAGGGATATAACAAAAATGGGCGGGCTTCGCAAGGATATGCCCGTAACGTTTATCATCGGCTCAATAGCTGCCCTTGCCATGGCAGGCGTACCGCCTCTTAACGGTTTCCTCAGCAAGGAGATGTTCTATGAAAGCTCACTGGAGATGGGACATCTGCTGGGAGGACCGCTAGAATACCTGATACCTGCAGCCGCAGTTCTTGGAGGTGTCTTTACATTTGCCTATTCGATCAGGTTCATAGACGGTATATTTCTGGGTAAAAGGCGCAGTGAACATCTTCCAAAACATATGCATGAACCATCTCTGATCATGCTCGTCCCGCCCGCATTCCTGGCAATTCTTGTTATCCTTATAGGCCTTTTCCCCTCTGTTGCAGTCCAGTATATCATCGAGCCGGCAGCATCAGGGATATTGCTTCAGGAAGTGCATCTTCACGTGTCACTCTGGCACGGTTTCACAGCAGCACTTATGATGACGATCATAACCTTCATCGCAGGTATTGCACTATATACAAAGTATGACGCCATAGCAGCCTGGCAGGATCGGATGAATGCAAGATACCCCTGGTTCAGTATCAACTATGCCTATGACAGGATAGTGAACGGGGCACAGGGAAAAAGTTCGGCCTTTGCAGCCGTTATGCAGCCAGGACCTGTAAAACCGTATCTTGTTGCACTCCTGCTATTGTTCCTGGTTCTCGGGGCCATACCTGCCATGCTGGTTGCAACCACACTGGTCCCGGCTGACCTTAACTTTAACGTACCCCCTTATGAAGGGATCCTCCTCGGTCTTATTGTACTAGCTGCTCTTGGTACGGCAATCCTGAGGAAGTACCTGCATGCTATACTTGCAGTTTCTGCAGTTGGATATCTCATAAGCCTTGTGTTCATATACCTGCAGGCACCTGATCTCGCAATGACACAGATCCTTGTAGAAACTCTTTTCACCATAATCTTCCTGCTGGTTATACTAAAGATACCCCAGACATTCAGGGAGAATCTCACAAGATCAGTCCTGGCGAGAGATTTGCTTATCTCTTCTGCAGTGGGTATCACGGTACTAGTACTGCTGCTTAACGCAACCCAGGGGATAGCATCTCCTTTTGAATCAATATCATATTACTTTATCGAGAACAGTGTTCCACTTGCAAGAGGGCACAACATGGTAAATGTGATACTGGTCGATTTCAGGGGATACGATACTCTGGGAGAAATAGTAGTAATCTGCCTGGCAGGGCTGGGTGTTTATAACCTTATAAAAAGCAGGAGTGATAGCAAGTGA
- a CDS encoding HAD-superfamily hydrolase, with protein MLKGIIFDSDGVLVDSMPYHAQAWVQVFKEEGIDVRKEEIYEVEGANHVGVINTMFRKTNKKPGKDNYDSLLTKKREHFMKNNKAEPFDGMLECLQSLKGRYKLAVASGADKTIVNDLMDRFYPGIFDVRITGEDVENGKPDPEPYVKAAGKLGIGAVECMVVENAPLGVQSAKKAGMYCVAVATYIPPEKVAGADRVFKDHSKLIDYLKGLAISEDPGQ; from the coding sequence ATGCTGAAGGGAATTATTTTTGATTCGGATGGGGTACTTGTGGATTCCATGCCTTACCATGCACAGGCCTGGGTGCAGGTTTTCAAAGAAGAGGGCATAGATGTGCGTAAAGAGGAAATATATGAAGTGGAAGGAGCAAACCATGTTGGCGTGATCAATACTATGTTCAGGAAGACTAATAAAAAGCCCGGAAAAGATAATTACGATTCTCTTCTCACTAAAAAAAGGGAGCATTTCATGAAGAATAACAAGGCAGAGCCTTTTGACGGAATGCTTGAGTGTCTGCAGTCATTGAAAGGCAGGTATAAGCTTGCAGTTGCTTCAGGTGCAGACAAGACCATCGTAAACGACCTTATGGACAGGTTCTATCCCGGTATTTTTGATGTGCGCATCACGGGAGAGGACGTAGAGAACGGGAAACCTGACCCGGAACCTTATGTCAAGGCAGCCGGCAAGCTTGGCATTGGCGCTGTGGAGTGTATGGTTGTCGAGAACGCTCCTCTTGGGGTGCAGTCTGCTAAAAAAGCCGGTATGTACTGCGTAGCAGTTGCAACATATATACCGCCTGAAAAAGTTGCCGGTGCTGACAGGGTTTTTAAGGACCATTCCAAGCTTATTGATTATCTCAAAGGGCTTGCTATATCAGAAGATCCTGGTCAGTGA
- a CDS encoding Na+/H+ antiporter MnhB subunit-like protein, with amino-acid sequence MTTLITKTVSKACVPIIILFSVSLLFAGHDLPGGGFIGGVMFASAISLLYVAFGLKYIDSIYSYQWDKWFGTGLLLASLTGFGAMLFGYNFLRSLYMLVNLPLAGDVKLLSTTLFDIGVYLVVIGSLLYVFKGTGEDE; translated from the coding sequence GTGACAACCCTGATAACCAAGACCGTATCAAAGGCATGCGTGCCCATAATCATATTATTCTCTGTCTCCCTGCTGTTTGCAGGGCATGATCTTCCCGGAGGCGGATTCATAGGAGGGGTGATGTTTGCTTCTGCAATCTCCTTACTTTATGTGGCTTTCGGATTGAAATATATTGATTCCATTTACAGTTACCAGTGGGACAAATGGTTTGGCACTGGCCTGCTGCTTGCCTCCCTTACAGGCTTTGGAGCCATGCTCTTTGGATATAATTTCCTCAGAAGCTTATATATGTTGGTCAACCTGCCATTGGCGGGTGATGTCAAGCTGCTATCAACGACCCTTTTTGACATAGGGGTATATCTTGTGGTCATTGGCAGCCTGCTTTATGTGTTCAAGGGCACAGGTGAGGATGAATGA
- a CDS encoding putative monovalent cation/H+ antiporter subunit D has translation MDSMQHVPIILVALPMVFAAITILFRSKSGLQKALNIGVFAGLFVMSLSLLLDVWNNGIIVYEVGEWGKYGILLVADLLGASMVVLSSLISLMAMIYATDYMDRRALDTTFFPLFNLMAAGLNGIFLTGDIFNMFVFFEVLVLSSCGLIVLTGRGDHTKMADKLEAIFKYLILNMVSIILMLVAIASLYATVGTLNMADIAVKIAYLAETGTLPWHIHVIAMMLIVVFGYKAALFPLHFWLADVHPSAPAPIHAMLSGMVIKVGVYGILRVHYLIFHESMFMLQPVLILLSLVTIAVGATSAVGQYDLKRLLAYSSVSQIGYVLLGVGMGTAYALTAAMVYLVNHAIAKSMLFLATGETLYHAGTKDIRKMGGFVQSAPFLSVIFLIGAMSIAGLPPTGGFFAKLVLFDAGLGAEYYIPIGIALVFAIFTLFYLFRTWLSIFWGEVKEHDKEDAYKTRNPTIAIKISLALLACVVIFLGVYPEPLIVLSSTIAEQLLDPQPYIAAVLERSVR, from the coding sequence ATGGATTCAATGCAACACGTCCCCATCATTCTGGTCGCCCTACCCATGGTGTTCGCAGCAATCACGATACTTTTCAGGTCAAAGTCGGGCTTACAGAAAGCGCTTAATATAGGCGTATTTGCCGGTCTGTTCGTCATGAGCCTCAGTCTTTTATTAGATGTATGGAACAATGGCATCATCGTTTATGAGGTTGGAGAATGGGGAAAATACGGCATACTGCTCGTGGCAGACCTTCTTGGTGCAAGCATGGTGGTCCTCAGTTCCCTGATATCCCTGATGGCCATGATATATGCCACGGACTATATGGACAGAAGAGCTCTGGATACCACATTCTTTCCGCTTTTCAATCTGATGGCTGCGGGTCTTAACGGGATATTCCTCACAGGGGATATATTCAACATGTTCGTCTTCTTTGAAGTGCTGGTGCTCTCTTCCTGCGGGCTTATAGTCCTGACAGGCAGGGGTGACCACACAAAAATGGCAGACAAGCTGGAAGCCATATTCAAATACCTGATACTTAATATGGTGAGCATCATCCTGATGCTGGTTGCCATTGCTTCTCTCTATGCAACCGTAGGCACGCTCAATATGGCAGATATTGCGGTCAAAATAGCATATCTGGCTGAGACAGGAACGCTTCCCTGGCACATCCACGTCATTGCAATGATGCTTATTGTGGTCTTTGGATACAAAGCAGCCTTGTTTCCCCTGCACTTCTGGCTTGCAGATGTGCATCCATCAGCACCTGCACCTATCCATGCAATGCTTAGTGGAATGGTGATCAAGGTCGGAGTATATGGTATCCTTAGGGTCCACTACCTGATATTCCATGAGTCCATGTTCATGCTTCAACCAGTGCTGATCCTGCTATCGCTTGTGACAATAGCAGTGGGAGCTACTTCAGCAGTGGGTCAGTATGATCTTAAAAGGCTGCTTGCGTATTCAAGTGTAAGCCAGATAGGGTATGTGCTTCTTGGAGTAGGCATGGGAACTGCTTATGCGCTGACTGCAGCTATGGTTTATCTCGTCAACCACGCTATTGCCAAATCCATGCTTTTCCTGGCTACGGGAGAAACGCTTTACCATGCAGGTACAAAGGACATAAGAAAGATGGGAGGGTTCGTCCAGTCAGCCCCGTTCCTCAGTGTCATATTCCTGATCGGCGCCATGTCAATTGCAGGACTTCCACCCACAGGAGGGTTTTTTGCCAAGCTTGTGCTCTTTGATGCAGGTCTTGGGGCAGAGTATTATATTCCCATCGGGATAGCACTTGTATTTGCAATTTTCACACTATTCTATCTGTTCAGGACATGGCTGTCCATCTTCTGGGGAGAGGTAAAGGAGCATGACAAAGAAGATGCATATAAAACCCGTAATCCGACCATTGCGATCAAGATATCCCTGGCCCTGCTGGCTTGTGTGGTCATATTCCTGGGAGTGTATCCCGAACCCCTGATAGTACTTTCAAGCACAATAGCAGAGCAATTGCTTGACCCGCAGCCATATATAGCAGCCGTACTTGAGAGGAGTGTACGATGA
- a CDS encoding multiple resistance and pH regulation protein F has translation MNLLDVALVIMSISLIPCLYRIIAGPTLPDRVVGLDALTLVMVVTLGVYSYVQESPFFLDAALVLSIISFVGTIAIARYIDEGAIF, from the coding sequence ATGAATTTACTTGACGTGGCCCTTGTTATAATGAGCATTTCACTAATTCCCTGCCTGTACAGGATTATAGCCGGACCGACACTTCCTGACAGGGTCGTCGGTCTTGATGCGCTGACCCTTGTCATGGTAGTAACTCTGGGAGTATATTCATATGTGCAGGAATCTCCGTTTTTCCTGGATGCTGCCCTTGTACTATCCATCATAAGTTTTGTAGGGACTATTGCTATAGCTAGATACATTGATGAGGGGGCGATATTCTGA
- a CDS encoding proteasome endopeptidase complex — translation MTDDKYLKGTTTVGIVCSDGVVMATEQRATMGHLIASKTAKKIYQIDDFAAMTTAGSVGDAQQIVRIISVESKLYKMRRKESMTIKGLTTMLSNLLSGQRYYPLMVQLLVGGYDKHGPELYSIDALGGNIDEKRVVATGSGSPIAYGVLEDRYKENMTTQEGVELAVRALHNAMKRDSASGDGIDVVIITKDQFTRLELEDVKKVRELLN, via the coding sequence ATGACCGATGATAAGTATTTGAAAGGTACAACTACAGTTGGGATAGTATGCAGTGACGGTGTCGTTATGGCGACCGAACAGCGTGCAACAATGGGGCATCTTATCGCAAGCAAGACTGCAAAGAAGATATACCAGATCGACGACTTCGCAGCAATGACAACTGCTGGCTCCGTGGGAGATGCTCAGCAAATCGTACGTATCATAAGCGTTGAATCAAAGCTGTACAAAATGAGACGTAAAGAATCAATGACAATCAAAGGGTTAACAACGATGTTATCAAATCTCCTGAGCGGACAGCGTTACTATCCACTGATGGTGCAGCTGCTGGTGGGAGGTTATGACAAGCATGGCCCTGAACTATACTCAATTGATGCTCTCGGCGGGAACATTGATGAGAAGAGGGTTGTTGCGACAGGTTCCGGCTCACCCATAGCATATGGTGTGCTTGAGGACAGGTATAAGGAGAACATGACCACCCAGGAAGGTGTGGAACTGGCTGTCAGGGCACTTCATAATGCCATGAAAAGGGATTCCGCGTCAGGTGATGGGATCGATGTGGTCATCATAACGAAGGATCAGTTCACAAGGCTCGAACTCGAGGATGTGAAGAAGGTCAGGGAATTACTTAACTGA
- a CDS encoding putative monovalent cation/H+ antiporter subunit E — protein sequence MRQYIAYALALGIVWCFVSGEASILNFMVGSVLGILIIWSLKKLYQPDEDVPYKNIIARIPKLATFFAILMIEITKASILVAKIVLWPKLDIKPGIIAVPIRATKDVSITAIANTISLTPGTLTIDVSDDLTKIYVHSIDASDPEALKISIRDKLEKYVLEAFE from the coding sequence ATGAGACAATATATTGCTTATGCACTGGCCCTGGGAATCGTCTGGTGTTTTGTCAGCGGAGAGGCCAGTATATTGAATTTTATGGTTGGCTCTGTGCTGGGTATTCTGATCATCTGGTCTCTGAAGAAGCTATACCAGCCTGATGAAGACGTGCCTTACAAGAACATAATCGCACGCATTCCAAAACTTGCAACCTTCTTTGCAATCCTCATGATAGAGATCACAAAAGCAAGTATCCTGGTCGCAAAGATAGTCCTGTGGCCAAAGCTGGATATCAAGCCCGGAATAATAGCGGTTCCCATACGTGCAACAAAGGACGTGTCCATTACAGCTATTGCAAATACGATCAGCCTTACACCCGGGACACTCACGATAGATGTATCGGATGATCTGACAAAGATATATGTCCATTCAATAGATGCTTCGGATCCTGAGGCACTTAAGATATCTATCCGCGACAAACTCGAAAAATATGTACTGGAGGCCTTTGAATGA
- a CDS encoding metal dependent phosphohydrolase — protein MISREIALKILKDSGCNNDVIAHCIAVSELAVDIAGKFSSEEEHPDMELIELGGLLHDLGRARTHGIAHAIEGVAIARELGLDKQLTEIIKRHIGAGISTEEAVRLGLPEDDYMPRTIEEKIVAHADNLIVGTRRITMDERITMMTEKNIDIESIKRVRALADEIGIQ, from the coding sequence ATGATCTCACGTGAGATAGCTTTGAAGATCCTGAAAGATTCAGGATGTAACAATGATGTCATAGCTCACTGCATTGCAGTCTCCGAGCTTGCAGTCGATATTGCCGGAAAGTTCTCATCTGAAGAAGAGCATCCGGACATGGAACTCATAGAATTGGGAGGATTGCTGCATGATCTGGGACGTGCCAGGACACACGGTATTGCCCATGCCATAGAGGGTGTGGCGATTGCCCGGGAACTTGGCCTTGACAAGCAGCTCACAGAGATTATCAAAAGGCATATCGGTGCAGGTATCAGCACTGAAGAGGCTGTCCGGTTAGGCCTGCCGGAAGATGACTACATGCCCCGGACGATCGAGGAAAAGATAGTTGCTCATGCGGATAACCTGATAGTCGGGACAAGAAGGATAACTATGGACGAACGCATTACAATGATGACAGAAAAGAATATCGATATTGAGAGCATCAAGAGAGTCAGAGCGCTTGCTGATGAAATTGGGATTCAGTAA
- a CDS encoding beta-lactamase-like protein — protein MAVEEVLSDLKKKIEEKLPSGTTISSVEFEGPQLVVYTEEPKKFADNGNIVRNLAKVLRTRIVVRPDPKVLTPPEESIQRIAETVPEEAMVSNYHFDPDVGEVIIEAEKPGLVIGKHGETLREITKKIGWTPKVVRAPPIKSRTVKNIREFMRTNHKERKDILKAVGRKIHRGCTSKDHWVRITSLGGAKEVGRSCFIISTPESRIMVDCGVNVASDDNMTPYLYVPEAFPINQIDAVVLTHAHLDHQGLVPLLYKYGFEGPVYCTPPTRDLMALLQLDYIDVAAKEGKRPPYSSADVREVLKHTIVLDYEEVTDIAPDVKLTFHNAGHILGSAVSHFHIGDGLHNVVFTGDFKYEKTRLFDAAVNKFPRVESVVMESTYGSANALQPSLLEAENNLKNVINTTLIRNGVVLIPAFAVGRSQEVMIVLEDAIRKGEIPNVPVYLDGMIWEATAIHATYPEYLNNDLRKLIFQKGENPFLAECFKPVDSNELRQKILQEPEPCVILATSGMMNAGPVIEYFKKFADDEKNTLVFVGYQADGTLGRRIQKGWKEIPLSTNNGTHVISMNMQVEVVDGFSGHSDRRQLMDYIKKMKPRPERVFTEHGDERSCLDLASSIHKKNKLETRALTNLETVRLV, from the coding sequence ATGGCGGTAGAAGAAGTACTATCTGATCTTAAGAAGAAAATCGAAGAGAAGTTGCCAAGCGGCACGACTATTTCTAGTGTTGAATTTGAAGGTCCGCAGCTTGTTGTTTACACAGAAGAGCCCAAGAAATTCGCAGATAACGGTAACATTGTCAGGAATCTGGCAAAAGTACTCAGGACACGCATTGTAGTGCGCCCTGATCCTAAAGTGCTTACACCTCCGGAGGAATCCATACAGAGAATTGCTGAGACAGTGCCTGAGGAAGCGATGGTATCAAACTACCATTTTGACCCGGATGTCGGTGAAGTCATCATCGAAGCTGAAAAACCAGGCCTTGTTATAGGAAAACACGGTGAGACCCTCAGGGAGATCACCAAGAAGATCGGCTGGACACCAAAAGTGGTCAGAGCACCACCGATCAAATCAAGGACCGTAAAGAACATCCGCGAGTTCATGCGTACCAACCATAAAGAAAGGAAAGACATTCTTAAGGCAGTGGGAAGGAAGATCCACAGAGGATGCACTTCCAAGGACCACTGGGTAAGGATAACATCCCTCGGTGGAGCAAAGGAAGTTGGTCGTAGTTGCTTTATCATCTCAACCCCTGAGTCCAGGATCATGGTAGACTGTGGCGTCAATGTCGCTTCTGATGACAACATGACGCCTTACCTCTATGTTCCCGAGGCTTTCCCTATTAACCAGATAGATGCAGTTGTGCTGACACACGCCCACCTGGACCACCAGGGTCTTGTGCCGTTACTATATAAGTATGGTTTTGAAGGTCCTGTGTACTGTACTCCCCCCACACGCGACCTTATGGCACTGCTGCAGCTTGACTACATAGACGTAGCTGCAAAAGAAGGTAAGAGGCCCCCATACTCATCAGCAGATGTAAGGGAAGTTCTTAAACACACCATCGTACTGGACTATGAAGAAGTGACCGATATCGCACCGGATGTCAAGCTGACTTTCCATAATGCCGGGCATATCCTCGGGTCAGCTGTGTCCCACTTCCACATAGGTGACGGGCTGCATAACGTGGTCTTTACGGGTGATTTCAAGTACGAGAAGACCAGACTGTTCGATGCAGCAGTGAATAAGTTCCCCCGTGTGGAAAGTGTAGTGATGGAATCGACATATGGAAGTGCTAATGCTCTGCAGCCTTCCCTCCTGGAAGCTGAGAACAATCTCAAGAACGTGATCAATACAACCCTGATCAGGAATGGTGTGGTTCTTATCCCTGCATTTGCGGTTGGAAGGAGCCAGGAAGTAATGATAGTCCTTGAGGATGCAATTCGCAAAGGGGAAATACCCAACGTCCCGGTCTATCTCGACGGCATGATATGGGAAGCAACGGCAATTCACGCCACCTATCCCGAATACCTGAACAACGATCTGCGCAAGCTTATCTTCCAGAAGGGAGAAAACCCGTTCCTGGCAGAATGCTTCAAGCCTGTGGACTCCAACGAACTGAGACAGAAAATCCTTCAAGAGCCAGAGCCTTGTGTGATTCTCGCCACCTCAGGTATGATGAATGCAGGCCCTGTCATAGAATATTTCAAGAAGTTCGCAGACGATGAGAAGAACACACTTGTGTTCGTAGGTTACCAGGCGGACGGAACCCTGGGTCGCAGGATACAGAAAGGGTGGAAGGAGATTCCTCTCTCGACCAACAATGGGACCCATGTTATATCCATGAACATGCAGGTAGAGGTGGTTGACGGCTTCTCAGGCCACTCAGACAGAAGACAGCTGATGGATTACATCAAGAAGATGAAGCCGCGTCCCGAGAGAGTGTTCACGGAGCACGGTGACGAGCGCTCCTGCCTTGACCTTGCAAGTTCGATACACAAAAAGAACAAGCTTGAGACAAGGGCACTGACAAACCTTGAAACAGTACGGCTGGTATAA
- a CDS encoding NADH-ubiquinone oxidoreductase chain 4L → MNNTLLSVCIALLFAIGTFMILRRDMIKVAIGITVLSHATNLLIVSAGAFLGGRTPIITSEDPGSSSGIIFTDDLANGILAPIIPKGTEMVFVDPLVQALTLTAIVISLATTAFLLILCYRIYQEHGTTDVSEIRRLKG, encoded by the coding sequence ATGAACAATACACTGCTCTCTGTTTGCATAGCACTGCTTTTTGCGATTGGTACATTCATGATCCTCAGAAGAGACATGATAAAAGTAGCCATAGGTATCACGGTCCTTTCCCATGCAACAAACCTGCTTATTGTATCAGCAGGGGCTTTTCTTGGAGGAAGGACCCCCATAATCACCAGCGAAGATCCAGGCAGCTCATCAGGCATCATTTTCACAGACGATCTTGCAAACGGTATTCTTGCCCCTATTATCCCGAAAGGGACAGAAATGGTGTTTGTAGACCCTCTGGTACAGGCCCTTACGCTCACCGCAATAGTGATCAGCCTTGCTACAACTGCTTTCCTGCTAATACTTTGCTATCGTATCTACCAGGAACATGGCACAACTGACGTGAGTGAGATCAGGAGGCTGAAAGGATAA